A genomic segment from Modestobacter roseus encodes:
- a CDS encoding putative bifunctional diguanylate cyclase/phosphodiesterase codes for MADPLADPLAEPTAEPTAAPRLRWRAGGSPALVEPGTGELWAMLAQAQSAAQDAYRHSAGLVRMLDVIGRGGSPEELAARAVEALSETFSADLVLWGRTGPDGMDVVAACGFGDQHAVVLPELPGAADLFTSRSPGTWSAPDGDVPPVVAGVAVEQAVHVPVATGDPAGPALLLLYSGRADLGSADLLMLRAVAQRLRSSLEDAARRRTVERLAATGSRLARHLTRQPLLEEAARILATISGARWTSAVTVEDGIATMTAQADWVVDDPALWPRPVSQLQAWPAACRGEPHVIHDMATGPDVLPEHLRGEGRALLCIPVLVDGEPVALLYAVDPRPGAFTSAPVDAACLLAGYVGAALVNARLYSALAESESRLRVLTDAISDLVAVVERAGTVRWASPSYARGLGAGPSELVGTDWLDRVHPDDRAAVREALAACPEVSGVEHRLRRGDDAWAWVETRLAVAPGDATSTVLSSRFVGERRRLEDELRAQATHDPLTGLANRALVRQELADRLAGPRTGPVGVLFCDLDEFKAVNDRLGHEAGDDLLCQVADRLRECLRPGDLLARLGGDEFVVVLDDAADRTVLATVGERMLSALRRPFSLDDELVRIGASVGGALGDRSGAAAVSDLLRDADAAMYEAKRAGRGRVQVFDAAAAQRSVQRLSLRQEVQGALARDELRVVFQPMVALANGRLEGVEALLRWRHPGFGDISPEVFVPLAEETGAIGPIGDWVVEETCRELARWRDVPDADQMRASVNLSAVQLEDPSFVDRVLATVQRYGLPAGALRLEVTESLEKTAGQLTELHRLRAAGVGLVLDDFGVSYSNLAHLRDLPVDTLKIDRSFVAGLGAGDDDARLSTGIVRAVLALSEAAGLAVIAEGVETERQRDALLRLGCRTAQGWLFSPGVDAGSITALLVDGGVLATTG; via the coding sequence ATGGCCGACCCCCTCGCCGACCCCCTCGCCGAGCCCACCGCCGAGCCCACCGCCGCGCCCCGGCTGCGGTGGCGCGCCGGCGGGAGCCCCGCCCTCGTCGAACCGGGCACCGGGGAGCTGTGGGCGATGCTCGCCCAGGCGCAGTCCGCCGCGCAGGACGCCTACCGGCACTCCGCCGGGCTGGTCCGGATGCTCGACGTGATCGGCCGAGGTGGGAGCCCCGAGGAGCTCGCCGCGCGGGCGGTCGAGGCGCTGTCGGAGACCTTCTCCGCCGATCTGGTGCTCTGGGGGCGGACCGGTCCCGACGGGATGGACGTCGTCGCCGCCTGCGGCTTCGGGGACCAGCACGCCGTCGTGCTGCCCGAGCTGCCCGGCGCCGCGGACCTGTTCACCAGCCGCAGCCCGGGCACCTGGTCGGCCCCGGACGGGGACGTCCCGCCGGTGGTCGCCGGAGTGGCGGTGGAGCAGGCGGTGCACGTGCCCGTGGCGACCGGTGACCCGGCCGGCCCCGCCCTGCTGCTCCTCTACTCCGGGCGTGCGGACCTCGGCTCCGCCGACCTGCTCATGCTGCGCGCGGTCGCCCAGCGCCTCCGTTCCTCCCTGGAGGACGCCGCCCGGCGGCGGACCGTGGAGCGGCTGGCCGCCACCGGCTCCCGGCTGGCGCGTCACCTCACCCGCCAGCCGCTGCTGGAGGAGGCTGCGCGGATCCTCGCCACGATCAGCGGTGCGCGCTGGACCAGCGCGGTCACCGTCGAGGACGGCATCGCCACGATGACCGCCCAGGCCGACTGGGTGGTCGACGACCCCGCCCTGTGGCCGCGCCCGGTGAGCCAGCTGCAGGCGTGGCCCGCGGCGTGCCGGGGCGAACCGCACGTCATCCACGACATGGCCACCGGCCCCGACGTCCTGCCCGAGCACCTGCGTGGTGAGGGCCGGGCCCTGCTGTGCATCCCGGTGCTGGTCGACGGCGAGCCGGTGGCCCTGCTGTACGCGGTCGACCCGCGGCCCGGGGCGTTCACCTCCGCCCCGGTGGACGCCGCCTGCCTGCTGGCCGGGTACGTCGGCGCCGCGCTGGTCAACGCCCGGCTCTACTCGGCGCTGGCCGAGAGCGAGTCCCGGTTGCGCGTGCTCACCGACGCGATCAGCGACCTCGTCGCCGTCGTCGAGCGGGCCGGCACGGTGCGCTGGGCCTCGCCGTCCTACGCCCGCGGGCTGGGCGCCGGGCCCTCGGAGCTGGTCGGCACCGACTGGCTGGACCGGGTGCACCCCGACGACCGCGCCGCCGTCCGGGAGGCGCTGGCCGCCTGCCCGGAGGTGAGCGGCGTCGAGCACCGGCTGCGCCGGGGTGATGACGCCTGGGCCTGGGTGGAGACCCGGCTGGCCGTCGCCCCCGGTGACGCCACCAGCACCGTGCTCTCCTCCCGGTTCGTCGGCGAGCGCCGCCGGCTGGAGGACGAGCTGCGGGCGCAGGCCACCCACGACCCGCTCACCGGGCTGGCCAACCGGGCACTGGTGCGCCAGGAGCTGGCCGATCGGTTGGCCGGTCCGCGGACCGGGCCGGTGGGCGTGCTCTTCTGCGACCTCGACGAGTTCAAGGCCGTCAACGACCGGCTCGGGCACGAGGCCGGCGACGACCTGCTGTGCCAGGTCGCCGACCGGCTGCGCGAGTGCCTGCGCCCCGGGGACCTGCTGGCCCGCCTGGGCGGGGACGAGTTCGTCGTCGTGCTGGACGACGCCGCCGACCGGACCGTGCTGGCCACGGTCGGCGAGCGCATGCTGAGCGCGCTGCGCCGGCCGTTCTCCCTCGACGACGAGCTGGTCCGGATCGGTGCCAGCGTCGGCGGTGCGCTGGGCGACCGGTCCGGCGCGGCGGCGGTCAGCGACCTGCTGCGCGACGCCGACGCGGCGATGTACGAGGCCAAGCGGGCCGGCCGCGGGCGGGTGCAGGTGTTCGACGCCGCCGCGGCCCAGCGGTCGGTCCAGCGGCTCTCGCTCCGCCAGGAGGTGCAGGGGGCGCTGGCCCGCGACGAGCTCAGGGTGGTCTTCCAGCCGATGGTCGCGCTGGCCAACGGGCGGCTGGAGGGCGTCGAGGCGCTGCTGCGCTGGCGGCACCCCGGGTTCGGCGACATCTCGCCGGAGGTCTTCGTGCCGCTGGCCGAGGAGACCGGGGCGATCGGCCCGATCGGCGACTGGGTCGTCGAGGAGACCTGCCGCGAGCTGGCCCGCTGGCGGGACGTGCCGGACGCCGACCAGATGCGCGCGTCGGTGAACCTCTCGGCGGTGCAGCTGGAGGACCCGTCGTTCGTCGACCGGGTGCTGGCCACCGTGCAGCGGTACGGCCTGCCGGCCGGCGCACTGCGGCTGGAGGTCACCGAGAGCCTGGAGAAGACCGCCGGCCAGCTCACCGAGCTGCACCGGCTGCGCGCCGCCGGCGTGGGGCTGGTCCTGGACGACTTCGGCGTCTCCTACTCCAACCTGGCGCACCTGCGGGACCTGCCGGTCGACACCCTCAAGATCGACCGGTCCTTCGTCGCCGGGCTCGGCGCGGGTGACGACGACGCGCGGCTGAGCACCGGGATCGTCCGGGCGGTGCTCGCGCTGTCCGAGGCCGCCGGCCTGGCGGTGATCGCCGAGGGCGTGGAGACCGAGCGGCAGCGTGACGCGCTGCTGCGGCTGGGCTGCCGCACCGCACAGGGCTGGCTGTTCTCCCCGGGGGTCGACGCCGGCAGCATCACCGCGCTGCTGGTCGACGGCGGCGTGCTGGCCACCACCGGCTGA